GGGCTATATGTAAATTACAAtcaatacacacagacaatgccAGCAAGCAACGTTAATGAAATTAAGAAAACTGATGTGTTCCAGTAGCTCAGTTGGTTGAACATGGTGCTCGCAATGCCAAATGCGTGGTTTGATTTCCtaggaacacacaaactgaaaaaaaaaaaaaaaagtgtatactgtagcttgaatgcactgtaaattgtGCAAAGgtcaaagcatctgccaaatccataaatgtaatgtgaatataactagataggtaaagtttgtcaagacaaccTTTGATACTGGCTTGATAAAGCCTTGTTTAAAAtagctttaaaagttttaagtTTAAAGGTTATACAATGTATTaccaagtggttgctagggtattcagGCTGGTTGCTATTTGTTGCTAGTGAGATCTAGATTATTGCTATGGTATTTTGATTGGTTGCTCTacattgctatggtgttctatCTAGTTGTTAGAGTTTTGCTAGACATTCCATCAATAGTAATTCATAGGATTTGTGGGATTTTCAATTGTCGCTTATGGGGAAAATGGCAGAAGACTTTTAAAAAGAACATAGCAACTTAAAGCAGAACAGTCTTAAAGGTCTCTGTGCCAAATTTGgtgaatgtagcttgaaagctctaggacaGGTTACAACTTACAATTTGAAATTTTGGTCTTAGTTTAGggatttggaaaaaaaaacaagtctgTAGAACAACAGTACTTTGTCTTTTGTCAAGCCAAAATAACCATGCTTTCTGGGGCATTAGCAATGTTATACTGAATTGTGTGTGATCTTTATTCCCCCTCACAGAAAACCGTCTCATATTGGATGCTTTTGCTCAGCAATGCAGTCGAGTCCTCAGCCTCCTCAACAGCAACGGACGGCTCCTTGAGCCCCAGCCCTCCATGGTTCCTCCATCTTCATCCATCTCCACTCTCATAAAACAAGAGGACAGCTGCATATCTTCAGGAGATAGGCTCAGTTCCAAGCCCAGACCAGAGTCATCATCTCTGGAGAACGCAAGTGAGGGGAACCAACCAGGGAACCACTGGAACCAGCAGCAGACTTCCACTTTCCTCCAGATTTTCACAGAGTCTCTACAGAACTACCTGCTCTCTGGAACACAGTCATCAGACAGTGAAAGGTGCCGGCCAGTAGATGCTGAGCCAGCAGTATCAGGGTCACCTGGACAAAACTTGGGCGGCTGGGCGTCACCAGCACCATCTGAGTCATATGGACACCCCTCGTCCACGCTGCCTGAGGAAGATGAGGAAGAGGAAGGATGTTGTCCACGCTGTATAGAGCTGGAACAGGAAGTTCTTAGTCTACAACAGGAGAACGAGGAACTGAGACACAAACTGGGCAGCATACCAGGTATTAAACTAGTACATATAATGCCAGATTTGATTATTTTGcatgaatacaatcactgagtcataaaaACAAGAAGTAGAGGTGaaggaaatataaaataaataaatatacatacaaatcaataaataattgttgaggATGTGGTAAGGGGCCATCTGAATATGTCACATATATTCCCCATTCATACCCACCCCCTCAACAACTTTACAGGGAGCTTGCCAATGTAGAAAAGCATTGTTCGCAATTTGTCACCCATTAATTTATTCCTCAACCAAAAGGGTGTTACTGAGATAAAGTGATTTGTGTTTGCCTGGTCTTGTGATCAGAATATGCAGCTGTACGGTAAAAAAGATTTTTCAAGGCCACATAGAATGCCAAAAGAACTCAAAAAGAATAACAGTGTGTAAAGTGCATTAATTTTAGTTCTGCATTAGTTTGTTTGCAACAGCTGTGCCAAAACACATCGGTTTATCTTAAATTATAAGTTCTTCAATCAACAAGTGTTGCTGGTTTTGCCTTCTCTTGTTACAGCTCCTTGCCAGAATGTTCTGGACTTCTTTAAGACTGTTCTTCAACACTACAATCAGTTCGTTCAGCCCCAGCCTGAAGAGCAGCTTACTGAGGTGAGACATAAGGCCTTATTTTGTGCTGTTTTAGTGCCGAAAACCACAGCGATACCAGCTTATGCAAGAAACTGTAACCAATGGTACATGAAGTGAAACTTTCATTCAAATTAATGTCTAATCTGGGGTTATGAGAACAACACATTGATgcactgttttacatttatttacaccatttttatcaattcattagttaacacaaagaaacaaacaacataTATATGATGAATCAATCAATTTTAACATTAAACCCCCACTATAACCCCTTCCCCTACAAATCTCCCACCCCACCCTGACTCACTCAccaacatccctgtggtcaatagaatatagacacacagacataaaaaaaacacaaaactaaaacaacaaatcaaagaaaatacaaaaatcaagTTTAATTAAAAACCAAACTCTAAATTACTCTCTCCACCGCCCCTCctcgagagtcccccaaaaatgtgaaataattgccccatttctTATTGAAAAAATTCCTAACTCCCATCCTTCTGCTCGACCCCTCCTCGAAggcagccaccctccccatctccgcacactaCTCTGGGAATGATGGTGCTccatctgacttccatccccttaaaataacctgCCTACTAATTATAACACTGGTcaaaacccaattttttatgtacttATGCTCCAAATTTATGACTGCCCTatctcccaaaatacagagtctggggcagaaCGAGATTTGAGTGTTCAACACATCACATACAAAACTTTAcaacttcaaccaaaattcttggatcttacgaCACCCCCCAAAAAACCTGTTGCGTCAAAATGTTCCACGTCAATTTTGGTTGTGAGCGGATTGGCGGATAATTCcgtttccgatgactccagataatcgatccgtttctcaacatctgccactcttgtaaccaactcttGAATTTCCCCGGCCGTACCATCCAAATCGAGTCCATGGTCTGCAGGTCCATCAGAGGTTTCATCTTGAGCACATACGTGTCTTTTAATAtgtccagagcccgaggattttgacttctttgccatgtttacctcaaagaacaaatatgtaactgggtgtatcgaatctcaccggattataactaataataattaaaaaatgtgcaaagtgcacagagctcatgGTTTACACGTTTGCTCCTCTCATGACATCACGTGACTTCCACTTTGATGCACTGTTACATAGAACTAAACCAGCAGAATATTGTAGTATTCAGGTAAGGTTTCAATTTagtgttatttatttgttttaatgcatttcCTTGTTTTTAGGCACAAGATTTAGTGCAATATCTGTTTAAATGTTGCACAATTAAAGAACATAAGAGCACTAAAGATTAGAGACACCATTAACAATGTTTTTCTCATACATAATTTAAAATCTTATTATCTCTATCTTTTCTAAACAGGGCAGTAAGCAGCTTCTGGGGAACTATCCTCTCTTCATTACCAATAAGCAATGGGACGAGGCAGTCAATTCTTCAAAGAAAGATGGCAGACGGCTCCTGCGTTACCTGATCCGGTTTGTGTTCACCACAGATGAGCTGAAGTACTCATGTGGCTTGGGGAAGAGGAAGCGTTCAGTTCACACAGGGGAAACGGGACCGGAGAGACGACCTCTGAACCCTGTCAAGGTCACCTGTCTCAGAGGTAGTAAACTAAAATCAGCAGGGTGGCCCAAAGCCAGATGGTTTTGATCAGATTATCAGTGCAATATTTATGGAAACTTAATTTAGCATCTCCATTTCTATCTGtttcacactcatacatacatatacaaacacactccCCTCTCTTTTAGAGTTTATCCGGATGCACTGTGCTTCTAATCCTGACTGGTGGATGCCGTCTGAGGAGCAGATAAATAAAGTCTTCAGTGACGCAGTGGGGCACGCACGGCAGGGCCGGGCGGTTGGCACATTCCTGGGCAATGGGGGCAGCTGTAGCAGCAGCAGTGGCAGTTTATACATGGAGAGCTACGACTCTCTCTCACAGCTCTCTCAAGATGAGCTCTATCTGAAGGGCTCACAGAACAGCCTAGGGGACTAAAGAAGACTCGTACGCCTTAAGTTCACTATTCAAGTCATGGATCAAGTTGGGGGGGATTCCTTTGCTGTCAGTATCTTTTGGATCATACAGACAGTTCACAGAACTTACTTGATGGTAAAGGTCTTTTTTGAACCAATGTTCAATGTCATTCTGCTTGATTGCTGTATATATCCTTATTTCTTCCTAAAGTTTTTCCTAATGTGATTTCCAGACTAAATGGTAAACATTCCATTTATATGCTTTTCCATCGTCAATGTTAAATGGTTGATGGGCAGCAGAGTTGGTTGAATTCTGCTAGCTTTCGCAGTCATAGTCATATAGATCAAATTAACATTACTTGATTTTTCTCATCTGTATTTTTTAATGGATTTGGCTTTATTTTCTGCTGTAATTCAGTACACAATGGTATCATTTATGAAAAATCAGGTTTATCATCCTTCATTTCATATCTGTCTCCCCATTTGTTCCATTAAATGTGATTAAGAATGTGATCCACTATAGCAACATGAATGTATTCATAGTTACTTTATCACTGTAAAAAAATGAGAGCTTCCATGTGTGTTCATGCAGATGGCCAGCAAATGAAGGTGCTATTATAACGTTCAGTTATTTTCTCAGATAAGGCTGAATTTAAAGTGCCACTCTCTATTTTAACTTGTGATGTTGAATAATCTGTAATGTTTATAAAA
This region of Xyrauchen texanus isolate HMW12.3.18 chromosome 23, RBS_HiC_50CHRs, whole genome shotgun sequence genomic DNA includes:
- the LOC127617167 gene encoding BEN domain-containing protein 4-like, whose amino-acid sequence is MEEEMHPADEGLSAPKICRQEQEQRSPYSSLKTFPSKRAAGKARYERHTMVDIPQLGEHPHHLSHQHQQYSQHMPLQQTSLSISSSQQHRLNCEIRPSNSSSRVATSSAASSAGSATAAAATFGSQRRVAGLVSSRYPSGRAELVQSPDCTYGISSENRLILDAFAQQCSRVLSLLNSNGRLLEPQPSMVPPSSSISTLIKQEDSCISSGDRLSSKPRPESSSLENASEGNQPGNHWNQQQTSTFLQIFTESLQNYLLSGTQSSDSERCRPVDAEPAVSGSPGQNLGGWASPAPSESYGHPSSTLPEEDEEEEGCCPRCIELEQEVLSLQQENEELRHKLGSIPAPCQNVLDFFKTVLQHYNQFVQPQPEEQLTEGSKQLLGNYPLFITNKQWDEAVNSSKKDGRRLLRYLIRFVFTTDELKYSCGLGKRKRSVHTGETGPERRPLNPVKVTCLREFIRMHCASNPDWWMPSEEQINKVFSDAVGHARQGRAVGTFLGNGGSCSSSSGSLYMESYDSLSQLSQDELYLKGSQNSLGD